Genomic window (Chitinophaga parva):
CCTGCGGTGCGGTGGCCATGTCAAATTTCCGCGCCAGCAATTTGCCACTTTGTAAGATGGCTGGCAGATCAGCCATGGTAAATGTTCTGGGGTGGGCATGCCCTTCAGACCAGTCTATATAACGCAGGTAGTCGTTGTGCACCTGCCCCCGGAAATCACTGTGCATGATCACTGTCTGGAAAATAAATTCATCCCCGCCCCAGGTGTATTTATAGAACCGCTCCAGCTGCGGGTGCTGGCTGATGTAATTGAGGCACCAGTATGCACAATCCGCAGTGAGGCTCCACCACAGGGAGCCGCCAAACACCTCCAGGCCCAGGGGATGCTTCCGCTTGGGAAGCAGCGCATTGATAAGCTGCGTCACTTTATATTTCCCCGGTATCTTCCAGTCTTCAAAATGCCATTGGGTGATCTTTTTCATCATGGGCTGCAATGCAGCAGGGGTAAGGACATCCAGGAATTGCAATCCCGGGTGCTGTTCAAAGTAGTTGTAAAGATCAGCTGCCCCCACCAATGGATAATCCTGTGCGCTGATGAGGTGCACATAATCGTAATGGGTACCTGACTGGCGCACGCTGGCAATGCCTTTCAGCGCGGCGGCAATCGTGCCATAACCCGCCCAGGTTACACTTACCCGGTCTGCCACATAATATGTTTGCGGGTGCTCAAATATATGCTCCCAATCCTTCTTATCCACCTTGGCATCCAGGTGGATAAAGGCGTCTATCTGCGGATGCGACAAGCGACGCAAAAGCCTTAGCAGCTGCGCCGGTTGCTTATGCGCCAGGATGATAAAAGCGTGCCTCATGACTGGTCGGATTTTAAATTAAAGCGGGCCGACCTCACTTTGCGGACCAGTTGTTTGCATTCCTGCCAGCCCAGCTGCCAGATACTTTTAAATTCAAGGTCCGGCAGGTATTTTTTCAGGAAGTAGTAGCCAAAGATCACGGCAAACAACAGGTTGAGCGAAGAAGCGATGGCCACCGCTTTAATATCGTTGAACATCCACACCAGTGTGATATCGAGAATAATGTTGAGCACCAGTTTCAGGAGGTTCTTATAAAAATTCACCCCCGGTTTGTTGATCATATCCAGCGTTACACCGGTAAAACGGTCAATGGGGTAGAGGATGGCAGACAGGAGGAAAATGATCACGATGCCGGTGGCGGAGATATACTTAACAGAGGCCAGCAGCGTTATCAGCGGTTGCACAAACAGCAGCATACCGATGATGAAGGGCAGGATCAAAATCGTTACGGTACCGGTGTACCGGCAAAAAGCCCTGGCCACACCGGCCAGGTTGCCTTTGTTTGCTTCCTCGGAAAGCGTGGGCTGGGAAGTAGCCACAAAGCTTCTCAGTATAATTTCAATTACCTCCATGAATTTCTGCGGAATGCTGTAAATAGCCACCGCCGCAGGACTGATCATGGTACGGAGCACAAGGTTGTCTGAATAATTGAGCAACGCGGAAGACAACATGCTGCCGATGATCAAACGGCCGTATCTGTACATTTCCATTATCCGCGCGGTGTTGCGGTGGCGCATGGCATGCAGCTCCGCCCAGCCAAAGTACAAGCAATATAAGCTGGTGACCAGCAGTGACAGGGCATAGGCGTAAAGCACGGTATGCAGTTCCAGCGTGCCCGAAAAATAAAACACGCCCAGGAAAACCAGGAACGATCCGTTCTGCATAAACCGGATCTGCACGATCTTATCAAACCGGTGGCTGGCCTGCAGCAGCCAGGTGGCCATATTGAAAGGAAGGGATAACAACGTCATGATGCCCAGGTAACCAAAGAAGAAATGCCAGGTGGGGCTGAAAAGGTTGCCTGCAAATAAGAACAGCAGCGAGGAGAGCACCACGTAACCACCGGTGAGCAGGAGGGAGATGTACCATGCCGCGCCCGTGCCCAGGGTGTAATTTTCTTCACCAGCCCCTGTGCAGAATTTAATGATGCCGGATTGCAGCAGCGCCGTGCGGATCTGGTCAAGAATGCCATAGGTGGCCAGGAAGAGCACCCATTCCCCGAAGGGGTCTTTCCCTAACACGCGTACCAATAACGCAAAGGACAACAGGTTGAAATAGGCCATCACAACGTTACCGGTTAACGATAGTAAATGCCTGTTCTTTAAAATGCCGGAAATACGGAGGCCCATGAACTAGATATTAATGATCATGGCTTTAAACAGGATGAGGTTAAAATGTGGGTGTGCAGTACGCAAAGGTAAACAAATTTTTTTGCCTTTACGATCAATAAAAATAGTACTGGTAAAACGAATATAGATTATATTTATTTATACTTTATTAAATGTACTTATACATGTTGTGTATTTTTCATATATGTTGGAAAAAATTTATTTTCTTTGCAAAGTAAGTTTCTGCGGCCCAATGAGATAGTATAGGAGAAACTAAAACTTTGCAACCATATACTTTAGTGATGATTAACCGTACTCCCCTGACAGGAAGCCCTCTATTGCGCGTGTATAACTGGTTGGTCCTGGTTATCATTTATTTGCTATGCTGCAATAGCAGCGCATTGGCGCAAACCATGACCGGTAAGGCATTTAATGACCCTACGATGAGCAACATCAAGGGGTATTACGAGTATTTGCCCGCCGGTTACTCCCCTACAAACGGAAAGAAGTACCCACTTATTATATTTTTTCACGGCCAGGGCGAGTTGGCTTCCAGCTCCCCGCTGAGCAGCGTGTTAAAGAATGGGCTGCCCCAGAAAATAAATGATGGCCTTTTCCCTACCAGTTTTACGGTCAATAATCAACAGTACGAGTTCATTGTGCTGTGCCCGCAATTTTACAGCTGGCCGGGTTCCGGCGATGCGATCAAGTTCAAGGACTGGGCGTTGAACAATTACAGTGTTGACGTAAACCGTATTTATATCACCGGTTTAAGTATGGGCGGTGGCGAAGCCTGGGGCGCACTGGCCGAAAATGGCGGCTCCAAAGCCTTTGCAGCCGCGGTGATGGTGTGTGGTTATTATCCACCCACCCAGGCCCTGGCCAAGGTGATCGCCGGCAATAATGTGCCCGTATGGGCCCTGCACAACAAGGTAGATCCGAATGTGGACCCCAATTATTCCATTAACTGGGTTAATTATATCAACAGCAGCGTACCCGCACCGGCGGTGCCGGCAAGGCTCACCATCTTTGACGCCTCCGGCCACGATGCATGGACCAAAGCATATGATCCTTCCTACAAGGAGAATGGGATGAACATCTACGAGTGGATGCTCCAGTACTCACTGGGTGGTACCACTACACCGCCACCTACCAATCCGCCTCCCACAACGGGCGGCAAGCGGATCACCGTACCCATGTCTAACAGTGCCAATGGCAGGGCCGAAATATATTACCCGGATGCCATGACCACCTTTGGTGTAAACCCCGGGGACACTTTGTGTATTCCCGCGGGGGAGTACGAATATGTGCACCTGGGAAACCTGGTAGGCACAGCAGATAAACCGATTGTGATCACTAATTGCGGGGGCCAGGTAAAACTGGGTGTAAGGAACCAGGGCACCGCTACGGTTTTTAACGCGCCATCCTGCCGGTTCATTGAGATCAGCGGGAGCGGGGATGAGAACTATGAATATGGTTTTGATCTGAACGGCACCAACATCAACGGGCTGAAGATATTCGGCATCACCTTTGGCATGGGTGCTTCTGATTTTGATGTGCATAACCTCTACATCCACGATGGTAATATCCTGTTGCAGGCCAAAACCCTGCAAACCTGCGACCATCCTGAATACCTGGAAGGCGCTTTTGTAATGAAGAACGTGAAGATCCACCACCTGAAGGCCATCAATTCAGCGGGGGAGGGCTTTTACATTGGCAATACCCACTACTTCTGGAATGACGGTACCTGTACCAACCTGCGCTCGCACTGGATCGAGAACCTGCAGGTGTATGACAATGACCTCGAAAACATAGGCTCAGACGGCATCCAGGTGGCTATGGCAAAAGACGGCGACAACCGCGTGTATAACAACCGCCTGATCAATTACGGTATGTCG
Coding sequences:
- a CDS encoding lipopolysaccharide biosynthesis protein; the encoded protein is MGLRISGILKNRHLLSLTGNVVMAYFNLLSFALLVRVLGKDPFGEWVLFLATYGILDQIRTALLQSGIIKFCTGAGEENYTLGTGAAWYISLLLTGGYVVLSSLLFLFAGNLFSPTWHFFFGYLGIMTLLSLPFNMATWLLQASHRFDKIVQIRFMQNGSFLVFLGVFYFSGTLELHTVLYAYALSLLVTSLYCLYFGWAELHAMRHRNTARIMEMYRYGRLIIGSMLSSALLNYSDNLVLRTMISPAAVAIYSIPQKFMEVIEIILRSFVATSQPTLSEEANKGNLAGVARAFCRYTGTVTILILPFIIGMLLFVQPLITLLASVKYISATGIVIIFLLSAILYPIDRFTGVTLDMINKPGVNFYKNLLKLVLNIILDITLVWMFNDIKAVAIASSLNLLFAVIFGYYFLKKYLPDLEFKSIWQLGWQECKQLVRKVRSARFNLKSDQS
- a CDS encoding beta-1,6-N-acetylglucosaminyltransferase; amino-acid sequence: MRHAFIILAHKQPAQLLRLLRRLSHPQIDAFIHLDAKVDKKDWEHIFEHPQTYYVADRVSVTWAGYGTIAAALKGIASVRQSGTHYDYVHLISAQDYPLVGAADLYNYFEQHPGLQFLDVLTPAALQPMMKKITQWHFEDWKIPGKYKVTQLINALLPKRKHPLGLEVFGGSLWWSLTADCAYWCLNYISQHPQLERFYKYTWGGDEFIFQTVIMHSDFRGQVHNDYLRYIDWSEGHAHPRTFTMADLPAILQSGKLLARKFDMATAPQVLDAIDAHVQQKSTR